TGCGGGATAAGGTGGCCACGCCCAAAGCCCGTTGAGGGTGCTCCAAGTGTTTGCGGTTGTTCAGATTTTTTCTGCCGACAGCCGCCAATCGTCTGTTTTTCAGCATCCTTCCTGCCCGGTTTTAAACCTTTTGGCTTTTCTGTGTTCTAGTTATCACTCGGGCATTTGCTAAGTCGCAGCAGTGCCGCTAAATTGCCATCATTGATCCCGGGCTTTTCAGTATGCGCATAGACGGCATCTCCTCGCAGTCCTACCCCATCAAGCGCAAGCCTCGCAAAGGCCCGGTGCTGGTAGACGAGTCTCTGGACGATGCCGATGCGGTCGAAGTCCAGCCCGAATCCCAAAGCCGTTCCCAGGCTTCTGCCTCCCGCACCGGTAATCTCCCCGCCCGTCCTCAGGACATGATCTTCCAGCGCGCGATGAAAAAGAGCGTGGCCAATGCTCTGGCCAGCTACTTGACCACCGCCGGCTTTGTCGATTGGGACCTGGAAGTGGTGGGGCTCGACCTGCACATCTGATGCTGCCTTATTTCCTCGGTTGTCCTTCCTGGAGCGAAAACGCCTGGCGTGAGTACCTGTATCCGCAAGATGCCCGAGCGAATGATTTCCTCGGCCTGTATTCCCAGGTCTTCAACGCCGTCGAAGGCAACACCACCTTCTATGCCCGTCCCGCGCCAACCACGGTGCAGCGCTGGGCCGAGATCATGCCCGAGCACTTTCGCTTCACCGCCAAGTTTCCCGGCGATATCAGTCACGGCGGTGACCTGCGCCAGCAGTTGAGCGCAGCCGAGACCTTTGTTCAGTTGCTCAGCCCGTTGGGTGAGCGGGTCTCGCCCCTGTGGTTGCAACTGCCGGCCAGCTTCGCGCCCCAGCGCCTGGCGGAGCTGGCGGGGTTTATCGATGGTCTGCAGCGGCCGCTGGCGGTGGAGGTCCGGCACCCGGAATTCTTTGCCAAGGGCGATGCCGAGCGCAGGCTCAACCGATTGCTGCGCGAGCGGGGTGTGGAGCGCATCTGCCTGGATCCGCGGGCCCTGTTCAGTTGTACGTCCAGCGCTCCGGCAGTGCTGCATGCACAGTCGAAAAAGCCCCGGGTGCCGCCACGGCCGGCGGCCTTCACGCAGTTTCCCCAGGTGCGTTTCATCGGCCATCCGGAGTTGGAGGCCAACGATCCGTTCCTGCTGCCCTGGATCGACAAGGTCGCCACCTGGATCGAGGAAGGGCGCACGCCCTATGTGTTCCTGCACACCTCGGACAACCGCCTGGCAGCGGAACTGGCCCGACGTTTTCACGCTCGGCTGATGCAACGTTTGCCTGGCTTGCCCGCGTTGCCTGAGTTATACAGAGAGCCCGCCGCGGAGCAGCTCGGCCTGCTCTGAGGCGGTTTCACCGCCTTTTTCAGGAGCGAGCAAATGGACGCGCAATCCCTTCGAGCCAACGTTTTCAAGGCCCTGCACGAGCGTGCCGGAGCCTTTGTCATTCCCAATCCCTGGGATGCCGGTTCCGCGAGGATGCTGGTCGGCCTCGGTTTCGAAGCGCTGGCCACCACCAGCGCGGGCAACGCCTTCTCTCTAGGGCGCCCGGATGCCGAGGGCGCGGTCAGCCTGGAAGACACCTTGAACAACGTCCGCGGGATCGTCGACGCCAGCAGCCTGCCGGTGGCGGCGGACCTGGAAAACGGGTTTTCCGACAGCCCTGAAGGCTGCGCCCAGGCGCTGTTGCTGGCCGCGGCCAGTGGGGTGGTGGGCGGTTCGATCGAGGATGCCAGCGGGCGTGCCGACGAACCCATTTATGACTTCAATCTGGCCGTGGAGCGCATCGAGGCCTGTGTCGTGGCAGCCCGTAGCCTGCCATTTCCCTTCACCCTGACGGCTCGGGCGGAGAATCTGCTCCACGGTCGTGACGATCTGCCTGACACCATCCGCCGTTTGCAGGCCTTTGCCGAAGCCGGGGCCGATGTGCTCTATGCACCGGGGTTGCGCAGTGCCGAGGAAATCCTGCAAGTGGTGCGGGCCGTGGCCCCCAGGCCGGTGAACGTGCTGATGTCCGGCGGCCTCAACCTGAGCGTGGCGCAACTGGCGGAGCTGGGGGTCAAGCGCATCAGCGTCGGTTCCGCCCTGGCTCGGGCAGCCTATGGCGCCTTCTACCGCGCGGCTGAGGACATTCGCGATCACGGCCGCTTCGATTTTGCCGAGCGGGCGATGCCGTTTAGGCAGATCAATCAATTGTTCAAGCAGCCATGAACAGGGGGGGCATGTGCGGAGGCTGAAAGTGTTGGGCGCCGTGTTGCTGTTGTGCGCCCTGTTGTTGCTTGGCATCCGCTTGGGCTGGTTGCCGGTGGCTGATGCGTGGAACCCCTGGGCGCCGCTGGATGTGCAAGCCAAGCCCAATCTGCTGACCCGTTTCAAGCTGGCGCGGCTGCGGGACGATCCGCAGCTGTGCGATGAGGTGCTGGGGCGCTCCGGTTTGCGCACCAGTCGCCAACCCGACAGTCGTGGCGATGTCGCCTGTCCGCTGAGCAATACCTTGCGGGTGCAAGGTGGGTCGGTGGCGTTGAGCAGCAGCTTTCTCGCCAGTTGTCCGCTGGCGGTGGCGTTTGCCCTGTACGAGCGCCATGGACTGCAGCCGGCGGCGCAGGCGGTGTATGGGCAGCGAGTGGCGCGGGTCGATCATCTGGGCAGCTTTGCCTGCCGCAATATGTACAGCCGCGAGAAGGGGGCGCGCAGTCAGCATGCCAGCGCCAACGCCCTGGATATTGCCGGCTTTCGTTTGAGCGATGGACGCAGTATCAGCGTGCTGCGGGATTGGCCCAAGGACAGCAGTGAAGGGCGCTTCTTGCGATTGGCCCGGGACGGCGCCTGCGATGCGTTCAATGTGGTGCTGGGGCCGGACTACAACAGCGCGCACCGCAACCATTTCCATCTGGATGTGGGGCCTTGGTGGGTGTGTCGCTAAACAGCGGCTCAGGCGGCGATGCGCAGGTTCTGCAGAATCAGCGGGCGTGCCCAGCCGATGTCGAAATCCATCTGCCGTTGCTGTTCGATGAGCTCCTCCGGTGGGAACGGTTCGGCCGGCTTGTCCAGCAGATCCAGCTCGAATTCGGCAATCGGCAGGTGCAGCGGGCGCGGCTCCGGCGCAGGACCTGGAGCAGGCACTGGCTGACCGGCGTTGAGCACGAGCGGCCGTACCCAGCCACTTTCGAAATCCTGCTGGCGTTGCTGGGCGACGATTTCTTCTGGCGGGAAAGGCGTAGCGGGTTTGTCCAGCAGCTCCATTTCGAATTCGGCAATCGGCAGGAACAGCGGCTCGGGAGGGCGAACTTCGGTTTCCTGCACGTCGCAGTGGCGCTGATTGACGATCTGCGCCAGCACGTCGCTACCGCCCGCCGGTTCTACCGGCCCATCGACGGCAACCGCCGGCAGCCCTTCAACGCTCGCGCCATCTCCCCGTTGCTCGGCCAGGGCCTGGGCAAAGAAGTCCTGCCACAGATGGCTGACGCCGCTCAGTGCCTGGGAGTTGCGTAGGCCATAGTCGCCGTGGCGAGAGATATAACCTATCGATGTGCGTTGAATGTCTGACATTGCTCTCGGTCGACGCTTGAGCTCTGGCAAAATGGCCGATAGTTCTGTTATCGGCAGTTTTTGCCGATCATTAATTTTTTGAGTGTGGTTTCAGATGAATGAGCAACCCGCGGCCTGCCGCATCCAAGTCGAGGCCCTGGGCGCTGGCTTCGAGCCCCTGGCGCGGCAATGGGCCGAGCGCCTGGGCCTGCCCTTGCAGATCGACGAGCCGGAGTTCGCGCTGCAGGTCGGTGAGCAGGGCCTGCAATTGCAGCAGTTGGGGGCGGATGCGCCGGGGCCGGTACGGGTCGACTTCGTCGAAGGCGGCGCAGCCCATCGACGCCTGTACGGCGGCGGCAGCGGACAGATGATCGCCAAGGCGGTGGGGGTGGCTCAAGGCGTGCGCCCCCGCGTGCTGGATGCGACGGCGGGGTTGGGCAAGGACGGGTTTGTCCTCGCCACCCTGGGGTGCGAGATGAGCCTGATCGAACGTCAGCCATTGATTGGCGCGCTATTGGAGGACGGCCTGGCCCGTGCCGCGCTGGACGCCGAAGTGGCGCCGATCGTGGCTCGCATGCATTTGCTAAAGGGCAACTCCATCGAACTGATGCGCAACTGGGAAGGCGAGCCGCCTCAAGTGATCTACCTCGATCCGATGTTTCCCCATCGGGAGAAAAGCGCGCTGGTGAAAAAGGAAATGCGCCTGTTCCGCCCGCTGGTGGGGGACGACAACGATGCGCCGGCGCTGCTGGCGGCGGCCCTGGCCCTGGCCAGCCATCGGGTGGTGGTCAAGCGCCCGCGCAAGGCCCCGTGCATTGACGGGCCCAAGCCGAGCCACGGGCTGGAGGGCAAGTCCAGCCGCTACGACATCTACCCGAAGAAGGCCCTCAAGGCCTGATCCCCCTAGGGCCCGGCTTGCCGGCGAAGGCTGTCTTAATGGCCCGCTCGCTGGCAGGCCAGGGCCTGCTCAACCCAGCTGCTACGGCCTGTAGGCGCGGATGAACAGCGCCACCACTTCCTGCACGTGCTCTTCCGCCGCGTCGCCCCTCAGCGGCTCGCCGCAGCCATAGAGCAGGCGGAAGTTCGCCCCGCCCTTGAGCATGCAGAAGAAGTGCTCGGCGGCATTGCGCGGCTTGTCGATGTGCAAGGTGCCCAGCTCATTGATTCGCCTCAGCAGCCGTTCCATGCCTTGCAACACGCGTTCTGGGCCGGCTTCGATGAACATCTGCGAGAGCTTGGGATCCTGATTGCCCAGGGCCATGATCAGGCGATGCAGGTTCACCGACTCGTCGCTGTTGATCAGTTGGTGAAAGCCTCTGGCGATGTTCAGCAGGACGCTTTCCACCGACGTGTCGGGCGTCAGTTCGTAGATCAGCGTCGGCAATTGCTCTTCGCACTTGGCCACCACCGCGGCGGTGAACAGGGTCTCCTTGTCATTGAAGTGGCTATACACCGTGAGCTTTGAAACGCCGGCTTCGGCGGCGACCGCATCCATGCTGGTACTGGCGTAGCCATTGCTCAGAAACAGGTTTTTCGCTGCTTCGAGAATGGCCTGGCGCTTGGCCAGATCTTTGGGCCTGCCTGGCCCAACGTTTGCGGAAAGATTGTCGGACATTTTTCGCTGTTAATACTGGACTGGTGAGTTTGCTATTAATAACATACCGGCCAGTATAATTATTCAAAGCACCATTAGCGAAGGGTCGCCGCCATGTTCCGCTATGCCTTGCCAGTCAGCCTGGCTTTTTTTCTGTCTGCTTGTGGGCACGAAGAGCCCGTTCAAATTGGCATCCGACCGGCCATGGTGGTCCAGCCAGAGCCTTCGGCACGGGCTTCGGACAGTTATCCCGGCGAGGTGCGCGCCCGTTACGAACCCGAGCTGGCATTCCGCATTGGCGGCAAGGTCAGTCGACGACTGGTTGAGGAAGGCGAGCGGGTCAAGGCCAATCAACCCCTGGCCGAACTCGACCCGCAGGACGTGCGCCTGCAGCTTGAAGCCACCCGGGCCCAGGTCACGGCGGCCAGCGCCAACCTCAATCTGGTGCGTGCCGAGCGCGATCGCTACAAGACCCTGCTGGACCGGCAGATGGTCAGCCGCTCCCAGTACGACAATGCCGAAAACCTCTACCGCGCCGGTGAAGCGCGGCTGAAGCAGATCAAGGCCGAGTTCGACGTGGCCAACAACCAGGCCGGCTATGCCGTGCTGCGTGCGCCGCAGGACGGCGTGGTGGCCAAGCGTGCGGTGGAAGTGGGGCAGGTGGTGGCGGCCGGGCAGACGGTCTTCACCCTGGCCACCGATGGCGAGCGCGAGGTGCTGATCAGTTTCCCCGAGCAGAATTACGGTCGCTTCAAGGTCGGCCAGCCCGTGTCGGTCGAGCTCTGGACCCAGCCGGGCCAGCGCTTCGACGGACGTATCCGCGAGCTGTCGCCGGCTGCCGATCCCAAGTCCCGGACCTTCGCCGCGCGCATTGCCTTCACTGCCGGCAAAGTGCCCGCCGAGCTGGGCCAGAGCGCCCGGGTGTTTATCCAGAACGCCGATGCGCTGTCGCTGTCGGTGCCGTTGTCGGCCTTGACTGCTGAAGGTGGCGCGACCTTCGTCTGGCGGGTCGATGCCAACAACACCCTGCACAAGACCCCGGTGCGGGTCGGCGCCTTTGGCGAGAAGAGCGTGCCGGTGCTCGAAGGCTTGAGTGCCAGCGATTGGGTGGTGGCTGCCGGCGTGCATGTGCTCCATGAGGGCTTGCAGGTGCGCCCGGTGGATCGTGACAACCGTATGGTTAACCTGGCGGCCAAGGAGTAGTCCCGATGGGTTTCAACCTTTCCGCCTGGGCGTTGCGCAATCGCCAGATCGTCCTGTTCCTGATGCTGTTGCTGGCCATTGTCGGCGCCTTGTCCTACACCAAGCTGGGTCAGAGCGAAGACCCGCCCTTCACCTTCAAGGCCATGGTGATCCGCACCAACTGGCCCGGGGCCACGGCCCAGGAAGTGTCGCGCCAGGTCACCGAGCGCATTGAAAAGAAACTGATGGAAACCGGCGAATACGATCGCATCGTTTCCTTCTCCCGCCCCGGGGAATCCCAGGTGACCTTCATCGCCCGGGACTCGATGCATTCCAACGAGATTCCCGATCTCTGGTACCAGGTACGCAAGAAGATCAGCGATATCCGCCAGACCTTGCCGCCGGGCATCCAGGGTCCGTTCTTCAACGATGAGTTCGGCACCACCTTCGGCAATATCTATGCGCTGACGGGCAAGGGCTTCGACTACGCCGTGCTCAAGGATTACGCCGACCGCATCCAGATCCAGCTGCAACGGGTCAAGGACGTGGGCAAGGTCGACCTGCTGGGCCTGCAGGACGAAAAGATCTGGATCGAACTGTCCAACGTCAAGCTGGCGACCCTGGGACTGCCGTTGGCGGCGGTGCAGCAGGCGCTGGAGGAGCAGAACGCCGTCTCCACCGCCGGGTTCTTCGAAACCCCCAGCGAGCGGGTGCAATTGCGGGTATCGGGCAATTTCCAGACGGTGGAGCAGATTCGCAATTTCCCGATCCGGATCGCTGACCGTACCTTCCGCATCGGCGATGTGGCGGAGGTGCGCCGGGGGTTCAATGATCCGCCGGCACCACGCATGCGCTTCATGGGCGAAGACGCAATCGGCCTGGCGGTGGCGATGAAGGAAGGCGGCGACATCCTGGTGCTGGGCAAGGCCCTGGAAGGCGAGTTCTCGCGCCTGCAGAACAGCCTGCCGGCAGGGATGGAGCTGCGCAAGGTGTCCGACCAGCCGGCGGCAGTGAAGACCGGGGTCGGCGAGTTCGTGCGGGTGCTGGCCGAGGCGCTGATCATTGTGCTGCTGGTGAGCTTCTTCTCCCTCGGCGTGCGTACCGGGATGGTGGTGGCCCTGGCGATTCCCCTGGTGCTGGCGATGACGTTCGCCACCATGTACTACCTGGGGATCGGTCTGCACAAGATCTCCCTCGGTGCTCTGGTGCTGGCCCTGGGGCTGTTGGTGGACGACGCGATCATCGCGGTGGAGATGATGGCGATCAAGATGGAGCAGGGCTTCGACCGGATCAAGGCCGCCAGCTTTGCCTGGACCAGTACCGCCTTCCCCATGCTCACCGGCACCCTGATCACCGCCGCAGGCTTTTTGCCGATTGCCACGGCCCAGTCCGGCACCGGCGAGTACACCCGCTCGATCTTTCAGGTGGTGACCATCGCCCTGGTGGCTTCGTGGATCGCCGCCGTGGTGTTCGTCCCCTACCTGGGAGAGAAGCTCCTCCCGGACCTGGCCAAGATCCATGCCGCCAAGCACGGCGCCGAGTCCAACCCCCACGGTACGCCGTTTTATCAGCGCGTGCGCCGCGTGGTCGGCTGGTGTGTGGAGCGGCGAAAGACCGTGATCGTCCTGACCATCCTGGCGTTTGTCGGCTCGGTCGTGCTGTTCCGCTTCGTGCCGCAGCAGTTCTTCCCGGCCTCGGGACGCCTGGAACTGATGGTTGACCTGAAGCTGGCGGAGGGCGCGTCCCTGAGCAATACCGCCGACGAGGTCAAGCGTCTGGAGGCGATGCTCAAGGATCACCCGGGCATCGATAACTACGTGGCCTATGTGGGCACCGGTTCGCCGCGTTTCTACCTGCCGCTGGACCAGCAACTGCCGGCCACCAGCTTTGCCCAGTTCGTGGTGCTGGCCAAGTCCATCGAGGAGCGGGAAAGCCTGCGGGGTTGGCTGATCTCCACCCTCAATGAACAGTTCCCGGCCCTGCGCTCGCGGGTCACGCGGCTGGAAAACGGTCCGCCCGTGGGCTATCCGGTGCAGTTCCGGGTCACCGGCGAGCACATCGAGGAGGTTCGAGCCCTGGCCCGCAAGGTGGCGGCCAAGGTGCGGGAGAACCCCCATGTGGTCAACGTGCATCTGGACTGGGAGGAGCCGAGCAAGGTGGTTTACCTGAACGTCGATCAGGACCGGGCCCGGGCCCTGGGCGTCAGCACCGCCAACCTGTCGAAGTTCCTGCAGAGCTCACTGATCGGCTCCACCGTCAGCCAGTACCGCGAGGACAACGAGCTGATCGAGATCCTCCTGCGGGGTACCCGGCAGGAGCGCA
This genomic stretch from Pseudomonas sp. Os17 harbors:
- a CDS encoding DUF72 domain-containing protein, whose protein sequence is MMLPYFLGCPSWSENAWREYLYPQDARANDFLGLYSQVFNAVEGNTTFYARPAPTTVQRWAEIMPEHFRFTAKFPGDISHGGDLRQQLSAAETFVQLLSPLGERVSPLWLQLPASFAPQRLAELAGFIDGLQRPLAVEVRHPEFFAKGDAERRLNRLLRERGVERICLDPRALFSCTSSAPAVLHAQSKKPRVPPRPAAFTQFPQVRFIGHPELEANDPFLLPWIDKVATWIEEGRTPYVFLHTSDNRLAAELARRFHARLMQRLPGLPALPELYREPAAEQLGLL
- a CDS encoding isocitrate lyase/PEP mutase family protein, translating into MDAQSLRANVFKALHERAGAFVIPNPWDAGSARMLVGLGFEALATTSAGNAFSLGRPDAEGAVSLEDTLNNVRGIVDASSLPVAADLENGFSDSPEGCAQALLLAAASGVVGGSIEDASGRADEPIYDFNLAVERIEACVVAARSLPFPFTLTARAENLLHGRDDLPDTIRRLQAFAEAGADVLYAPGLRSAEEILQVVRAVAPRPVNVLMSGGLNLSVAQLAELGVKRISVGSALARAAYGAFYRAAEDIRDHGRFDFAERAMPFRQINQLFKQP
- a CDS encoding extensin-like domain-containing protein, with the protein product MRRLKVLGAVLLLCALLLLGIRLGWLPVADAWNPWAPLDVQAKPNLLTRFKLARLRDDPQLCDEVLGRSGLRTSRQPDSRGDVACPLSNTLRVQGGSVALSSSFLASCPLAVAFALYERHGLQPAAQAVYGQRVARVDHLGSFACRNMYSREKGARSQHASANALDIAGFRLSDGRSISVLRDWPKDSSEGRFLRLARDGACDAFNVVLGPDYNSAHRNHFHLDVGPWWVCR
- a CDS encoding class I SAM-dependent methyltransferase; the encoded protein is MNEQPAACRIQVEALGAGFEPLARQWAERLGLPLQIDEPEFALQVGEQGLQLQQLGADAPGPVRVDFVEGGAAHRRLYGGGSGQMIAKAVGVAQGVRPRVLDATAGLGKDGFVLATLGCEMSLIERQPLIGALLEDGLARAALDAEVAPIVARMHLLKGNSIELMRNWEGEPPQVIYLDPMFPHREKSALVKKEMRLFRPLVGDDNDAPALLAAALALASHRVVVKRPRKAPCIDGPKPSHGLEGKSSRYDIYPKKALKA
- a CDS encoding TetR/AcrR family transcriptional regulator, encoding MSDNLSANVGPGRPKDLAKRQAILEAAKNLFLSNGYASTSMDAVAAEAGVSKLTVYSHFNDKETLFTAAVVAKCEEQLPTLIYELTPDTSVESVLLNIARGFHQLINSDESVNLHRLIMALGNQDPKLSQMFIEAGPERVLQGMERLLRRINELGTLHIDKPRNAAEHFFCMLKGGANFRLLYGCGEPLRGDAAEEHVQEVVALFIRAYRP
- a CDS encoding efflux RND transporter periplasmic adaptor subunit; the protein is MFRYALPVSLAFFLSACGHEEPVQIGIRPAMVVQPEPSARASDSYPGEVRARYEPELAFRIGGKVSRRLVEEGERVKANQPLAELDPQDVRLQLEATRAQVTAASANLNLVRAERDRYKTLLDRQMVSRSQYDNAENLYRAGEARLKQIKAEFDVANNQAGYAVLRAPQDGVVAKRAVEVGQVVAAGQTVFTLATDGEREVLISFPEQNYGRFKVGQPVSVELWTQPGQRFDGRIRELSPAADPKSRTFAARIAFTAGKVPAELGQSARVFIQNADALSLSVPLSALTAEGGATFVWRVDANNTLHKTPVRVGAFGEKSVPVLEGLSASDWVVAAGVHVLHEGLQVRPVDRDNRMVNLAAKE
- a CDS encoding efflux RND transporter permease subunit translates to MGFNLSAWALRNRQIVLFLMLLLAIVGALSYTKLGQSEDPPFTFKAMVIRTNWPGATAQEVSRQVTERIEKKLMETGEYDRIVSFSRPGESQVTFIARDSMHSNEIPDLWYQVRKKISDIRQTLPPGIQGPFFNDEFGTTFGNIYALTGKGFDYAVLKDYADRIQIQLQRVKDVGKVDLLGLQDEKIWIELSNVKLATLGLPLAAVQQALEEQNAVSTAGFFETPSERVQLRVSGNFQTVEQIRNFPIRIADRTFRIGDVAEVRRGFNDPPAPRMRFMGEDAIGLAVAMKEGGDILVLGKALEGEFSRLQNSLPAGMELRKVSDQPAAVKTGVGEFVRVLAEALIIVLLVSFFSLGVRTGMVVALAIPLVLAMTFATMYYLGIGLHKISLGALVLALGLLVDDAIIAVEMMAIKMEQGFDRIKAASFAWTSTAFPMLTGTLITAAGFLPIATAQSGTGEYTRSIFQVVTIALVASWIAAVVFVPYLGEKLLPDLAKIHAAKHGAESNPHGTPFYQRVRRVVGWCVERRKTVIVLTILAFVGSVVLFRFVPQQFFPASGRLELMVDLKLAEGASLSNTADEVKRLEAMLKDHPGIDNYVAYVGTGSPRFYLPLDQQLPATSFAQFVVLAKSIEERESLRGWLISTLNEQFPALRSRVTRLENGPPVGYPVQFRVTGEHIEEVRALARKVAAKVRENPHVVNVHLDWEEPSKVVYLNVDQDRARALGVSTANLSKFLQSSLIGSTVSQYREDNELIEILLRGTRQERTELALLPSLAVPTDNGKSVSLSQVATLEYGFEEGVIWHRNRLPNVTVRADIYGKEQPATLVQQILPTLEPIRAELPDGYLLEVGGTVEDSARGQNSVKAGVPLFIVVVLTLLMIQLRSFSRTAMVFLTAPLGLIGVTLFLLVFRQPFGFVAMLGTIALSGMIMRNSVILVDQIEQDIKAGHTPWDAIIEATVRRFRPIVLTALAAVLAMIPLSRSVFFGPMAVAIMGGLIVATALTLLFLPALYAAWFRVKKT